Proteins encoded within one genomic window of Pseudorasbora parva isolate DD20220531a chromosome 3, ASM2467924v1, whole genome shotgun sequence:
- the gcnt4a gene encoding beta-1,3-galactosyl-O-glycosyl-glycoprotein beta-1,6-N-acetylglucosaminyltransferase 4 — protein MKRRCAILHWLRCKFYVFVVSLFVVLKLVYIKISMDDSIYIEPYGATHRSLKPQPLDGINCTAIYELEPVEIGKSLEIRRKNIVEVDDKSIVSFTADCKNYIKKRGYDEIFVTDEECKFPIAYSLVVHKNSAMVERILRAIYTPQNIYCIHYDQKSSKDFIAALKNLEKCFPNVFIASKIESVQYAHITRLNADLNCLSDLLRSEVKWKYVINLCGQDFPLKSNYELVTEFKKLNGANMLESSRPSELKKQRFQFQYELKDVSYEYQKMPIKTSNAKDPPPHDIEMFVGSAYFVLTYDFVTYIMNNQLAKDFLQWSADTYSPDEHFWATMARVPGVPGELQRSEPDVSDIKSRTRVVKWNYLENHLYPQCTGTHRRSVCIYGAAELRWLLEDGHWFANKFDPKVDPVIIKCLEEKLEEKQLKQCLKRVS, from the coding sequence ATGAAAAGAAGATGTGCTATCTTACACTGGTTAAGATGCAAGTTCTATGTGTTTGTTGTGTCCCTGTTCGTTGTGCTGAAGCTGGTGTACATAAAGATTTCAATGGACGACAGTATCTACATTGAGCCCTATGGAGCTACACACCGATCACTCAAACCTCAGCCTCTTGATGGCATTAACTGCACAGCCATTTATGAACTGGAACCAGTGGAAATTGGCAAATCATTGGAGATAAGACGGAAAAACATTGTGGAGGTTGATGATAAGAGTATTGTTTCTTTCACGGCAGACTGCAAAAACTACATCAAAAAAAGGGGCTATGATGAGATCTTTGTTACTGATGAGGAATGCAAATTTCCAATCGCATACTCTTTGGTGGTGCACAAGAACAGTGCAATGGTGGAAAGGATTCTTCGAGCCATTTACACACCTCAAAATATTTACTGCATTCATTATGACCAGAAGTCCTCGAAAGATTTTATTGCAGCACTGAAGAACTTGGAGAAGTGTTTTCCAAATGTCTTCATAGCATCTAAAATCGAGTCTGTTCAGTATGCACACATTACAAGACTTAATGCAGATCTCAACTGTCTTTCAGACCTGCTGAGATCAGAGGTCAAATGGAAGTATGTTATCAATTTGTGTGGACAAGACTTCCCGTTGAAGTCCAATTATGAGCTGGTGACTGAGTTTAAGAAACTGAATGGTGCAAACATGCTCGAATCAAGTAGGCCCAGCGAACTGAAAAAGCAGCGATTTCAGTTTCAATATGAACTGAAAGATGTATCGTATGAATACCAGAAAATGCCTATTAAAACATCCAATGCTAAAGACCCACCACCGCATGACATTGAGATGTTTGTAGGGAGTGCTTACTTTGTGTTGACATATGATTTTGTGACGTATATTATGAACAATCAACTGGCAAAGGATTTTCTGCAGTGGTCAGCTGACACATATTCTCCTGATGAGCACTTTTGGGCAACCATGGCTAGAGTGCCTGGAGTTCCTGGGGAGCTCCAAAGATCTGAGCCTGATGTGTCAGATATAAAGAGTAGGACGCGTGTGGTTAAATGGAATTACCTTGAAAACCATTTGTATCCACAGTGCACTGGCACACACAGACGCAGTGTCTGCATCTATGGTGCAGCGGAGCTCCGGTGGCTTCTGGAGGACGGCCACTGGTTTGCAAACAAGTTTGATCCCAAAGTTGACCCTGTCATTATTAAATGTCTTGAAGAGAAACTCGAGGAGAAACAGCTTAAACAATGTCTTAAAAGAGTGTCTTAA